One genomic segment of Alkalimarinus alittae includes these proteins:
- a CDS encoding carbon-phosphorus lyase complex subunit PhnI: MYVAVKGGEKAIDNAHQLLAEQRRGDRDIAELSVKQIMQQLKLAVARVMTEGSLYDPELAALAIKQASGDLVEAIFLLRAYRTTLPRLGQSEPIETADMSIDRRISATYKDLPGGQVLGPTYDYTHRLLDFKLLAEEQTLDMAQPMSDVSACEFKEPEALVEGCPRVLDLLNHEGLIESASSPSMSSATETDITREPLSFPTNRAARLQSLARGDEGFLLALGYSTQRGYGRNHPFAGEIRMGEVAVEIVPEELGFTVEVGDIEVTECEMINQFSGSKTEAPRFTRGYGLGFGQCERKAMSMALVDRSLRAKELGEEQSSAAQDEEFVLSHCDNVEANGFVSHLKLPHYVDFQSELELLRRLRKEFSASKEVVS, from the coding sequence CGAGGTGATCGAGACATTGCTGAGTTGTCAGTTAAGCAGATTATGCAGCAGTTGAAGTTAGCCGTTGCTCGAGTAATGACAGAAGGTTCACTTTATGACCCTGAGCTTGCTGCGTTGGCGATTAAACAGGCAAGTGGAGATTTAGTTGAAGCTATCTTTTTACTTCGGGCCTACCGAACAACGTTACCAAGATTAGGTCAGTCAGAGCCTATTGAAACGGCTGATATGTCTATAGATCGCCGTATTTCAGCAACTTATAAAGACTTACCAGGTGGTCAGGTATTAGGCCCAACGTATGATTATACGCACCGGTTGTTGGATTTTAAATTATTAGCCGAAGAGCAGACCCTTGATATGGCTCAGCCTATGAGTGATGTCAGCGCCTGTGAGTTTAAGGAACCTGAAGCCCTTGTTGAGGGCTGCCCTCGTGTTCTCGACTTGTTGAATCATGAAGGGTTGATTGAGTCAGCTTCTAGTCCATCTATGTCTTCAGCAACAGAAACGGATATCACACGAGAGCCATTATCTTTTCCGACGAATCGGGCTGCTCGTTTACAGTCATTAGCGCGAGGTGATGAAGGGTTTTTACTGGCCTTGGGTTACTCAACTCAGCGAGGTTATGGTCGCAATCACCCCTTTGCCGGAGAGATTCGCATGGGAGAAGTCGCTGTTGAGATAGTACCTGAAGAATTAGGTTTTACCGTAGAGGTTGGCGATATTGAAGTCACTGAGTGTGAAATGATAAACCAGTTCAGTGGTTCTAAAACCGAAGCACCCCGTTTTACCCGAGGTTATGGATTAGGGTTCGGTCAGTGTGAACGTAAGGCCATGTCAATGGCGTTGGTTGACCGATCGCTTCGAGCAAAAGAGTTAGGGGAAGAACAATCATCAGCAGCACAGGATGAGGAGTTCGTACTTTCACACTGTGACAATGTCGAAGCGAATGGGTTTGTATCTCACCTTAAGTTACCTCATTACGTTGATTTTCAGTCAGAGCTTGAATTGCTGAGGCGGCTTCGTAAGGAGTTCTCGGCAAGTAAGGAGGTTGTATCATGA
- a CDS encoding alpha-D-ribose 1-methylphosphonate 5-phosphate C-P-lyase PhnJ — translation MSEAIQGYNFAYLDEQTKRMIRRGLLKAIAIPGYQVPFGGREMPLPYGWGTGGIQLTSAVIGDDDTLKVIDQGADDTTNAVSIRRFFVKTTGVKTTEKTAEATLIQTRHRIPETALKEDQVIVFQVPIPEPLRFIEPSETETRKMHALQEYGVMHVKLYEDIARYGHIATTYAYPVKVNGHYVMDPSPIPKFDNPKLSESPALQLFGAGREKRLYAVPPYTRVESLDFEDHPFEIQTWDEQCDICGSNNSFLDEVITDDQGGRVYICSDTDYCHSRSTQTVLKETSASNKTNAPEMTCE, via the coding sequence ATGAGTGAAGCCATACAGGGTTATAACTTTGCTTATCTTGATGAGCAAACCAAGCGAATGATCAGAAGAGGGCTTCTTAAAGCCATTGCTATTCCGGGCTATCAGGTACCTTTTGGCGGACGTGAAATGCCGTTGCCTTATGGTTGGGGAACGGGTGGCATCCAGCTTACGTCGGCGGTTATCGGTGATGATGATACGTTAAAGGTTATTGATCAGGGCGCAGATGACACCACGAATGCCGTGAGTATTCGTCGTTTCTTTGTTAAAACAACAGGGGTTAAAACAACCGAAAAAACAGCAGAGGCGACGTTAATTCAAACCCGTCACCGCATTCCTGAAACGGCCTTGAAAGAAGACCAAGTGATTGTGTTTCAGGTTCCCATTCCAGAACCGTTGCGTTTTATTGAGCCGAGTGAAACTGAAACGAGAAAGATGCATGCTTTGCAGGAATACGGTGTGATGCATGTAAAGCTATATGAAGATATTGCTCGTTATGGCCATATTGCGACGACTTATGCATATCCCGTTAAAGTGAATGGTCATTATGTGATGGACCCATCGCCTATCCCTAAATTTGATAACCCTAAATTAAGCGAGTCTCCAGCGTTGCAGTTATTTGGTGCGGGCCGAGAAAAAAGGCTTTATGCGGTTCCTCCTTATACCCGTGTAGAGAGTCTTGATTTCGAAGACCACCCCTTTGAAATTCAGACATGGGATGAACAGTGTGATATTTGCGGTTCAAACAACAGCTTTCTTGATGAGGTGATAACGGATGACCAAGGTGGAAGAGTTTATATCTGTTCAGATACAGACTACTGCCACTCTCGATCAACACAAACCGTTTTGAAGGAAACCTCAGCATCCAATAAAACCAACGCACCGGAGATGACCTGTGAATAA